The following proteins are co-located in the Micromonospora viridifaciens genome:
- a CDS encoding acyl carrier protein: MTRDEITAGLAEILEEVAGVSPDDVAEGKSFTDDLDVDSLSMVEVVVAAEEKFGVKIPDNEVQNLKTVGDAVSYIEAQS; encoded by the coding sequence ATGACCCGTGACGAGATCACCGCCGGCCTCGCCGAGATCCTCGAAGAGGTTGCCGGGGTGAGCCCGGACGACGTGGCCGAGGGGAAGTCCTTCACCGACGACCTCGACGTCGACTCGCTCTCCATGGTGGAGGTCGTGGTGGCGGCCGAGGAGAAGTTCGGCGTCAAGATCCCGGACAACGAGGTGCAGAACCTGAAGACCGTCGGGGACGCCGTCAGCTACATCGAGGCGCAGTCCTGA
- a CDS encoding beta-ketoacyl-ACP synthase III, with protein sequence MAGSRIVALGHYQPARVVTNHELAQMVDTNDEWIRDRVGIVSRRIAGDETVADMAAAAAGKALASSGLTAADIDLVVVATCTSVDRSPNVACRVAAKLGITAPGAFDINTACSGFAYALGTVDHAIRAGAARNAIVIGAEKLSDFTDWTDRSTCIIFADGAGAAVVTATAEGEPAGIGPVVWGSVPEKSDAVRIEGWRPYVAQEGQAVFRWATTALAPLALEACEKAGVAPSELAAFVPHQANARIIDGIAKRLNIPDAIIAKDIVESGNTSAASIPLALSKLVERREVPSGAPVLLFGFGGGLTYAGQVVRCP encoded by the coding sequence ATGGCCGGCAGCAGGATCGTGGCGCTGGGGCACTACCAGCCCGCCCGAGTGGTGACCAACCACGAGCTCGCGCAGATGGTCGACACCAACGACGAGTGGATCCGGGACCGGGTCGGCATCGTCAGCCGGCGGATCGCCGGCGACGAGACGGTGGCCGACATGGCCGCGGCCGCCGCCGGCAAGGCGCTGGCCAGCTCCGGGCTCACCGCCGCCGACATCGACCTCGTCGTGGTGGCCACCTGCACGTCGGTCGACCGCAGCCCGAACGTGGCCTGCCGGGTCGCCGCCAAGCTGGGCATCACCGCACCGGGCGCGTTCGACATCAACACCGCCTGCTCGGGCTTCGCGTACGCCCTCGGCACGGTCGACCACGCGATCCGGGCCGGAGCGGCCCGCAACGCGATCGTGATCGGCGCGGAGAAGCTCTCCGACTTCACCGACTGGACCGACCGCTCGACCTGCATCATCTTCGCTGACGGCGCCGGGGCGGCCGTGGTCACCGCGACCGCCGAGGGCGAGCCGGCCGGGATCGGGCCGGTGGTCTGGGGCTCGGTGCCGGAGAAGAGCGACGCGGTACGCATCGAGGGCTGGCGGCCGTACGTCGCGCAGGAGGGGCAGGCCGTCTTCCGCTGGGCCACCACCGCGCTGGCGCCGCTCGCGCTCGAGGCCTGCGAGAAGGCCGGCGTGGCCCCCTCCGAGCTGGCCGCGTTCGTGCCGCACCAGGCCAACGCGCGGATCATCGACGGCATCGCCAAGCGGCTGAACATCCCCGACGCGATCATCGCGAAGGACATCGTCGAGTCCGGCAACACGTCGGCGGCGAGCATCCCGCTCGCGCTCTCGAAACTGGTCGAGCGGCGGGAGGTGCCCTCCGGCGCCCCGGTCCTGCTGTTCGGCTTCGGCGGTGGCCTGACCTACGCCGGTCAGGTCGTCCGTTGCCCTTGA
- a CDS encoding acyltransferase domain-containing protein, protein MLAVLSPGQGSQKPGFLIPWLELPGAEARLRWWSALAGVDLVHLGTAADADEIKDTARTQPLLVAAALLAAEHLPMHDVALVAGHSVGELGAAALAGVLSAEAAVTLAGVRGREMAAACALEPTGMAAVLGGEPDEVLAAIEAHGLHPANRNGTGQIVAAGAVAGLEKLAAEPPAKARVIRLQVAGAFHTPYMAPAEAALAGVAAGITPADPARILLSNLDGSAVNHGREMVQRLVRQVTAPVRWDLCMRTLADLGVTGVVELPPAGTLAGLVKRELKGDGAPEIVTLRTPDDLPAARDLIARHSGLHGHEPVIQFRVVVSPAAGTFEPLAELAEGADLRAGQVIGQVATRQGPVEVTAHHSGLLTEWLAHQDDPVAPGQPLARIGGQN, encoded by the coding sequence GTGCTCGCCGTACTCTCACCCGGACAGGGTTCCCAGAAACCCGGTTTCCTGATTCCCTGGCTCGAGCTGCCCGGCGCCGAGGCCCGCCTGCGCTGGTGGTCCGCGCTGGCCGGGGTCGACCTGGTCCACCTCGGCACCGCGGCGGACGCGGACGAGATCAAGGACACCGCCCGCACGCAGCCGCTGCTCGTCGCGGCCGCGCTGCTCGCCGCCGAGCACCTGCCGATGCACGACGTCGCGCTGGTCGCCGGCCACAGCGTGGGCGAGCTGGGCGCCGCCGCACTGGCCGGGGTGCTCTCCGCCGAGGCGGCCGTCACCCTCGCCGGCGTACGCGGCCGGGAAATGGCCGCCGCCTGCGCGCTCGAGCCGACCGGGATGGCCGCCGTGCTGGGTGGCGAGCCGGACGAGGTACTCGCCGCCATCGAGGCCCACGGACTGCACCCGGCCAACCGCAACGGCACCGGCCAGATCGTCGCCGCGGGCGCGGTGGCCGGGCTGGAGAAGCTGGCCGCCGAGCCGCCGGCGAAGGCCCGGGTCATCCGGCTCCAGGTGGCCGGCGCCTTCCACACCCCGTACATGGCCCCGGCCGAGGCCGCGTTGGCCGGCGTCGCGGCCGGCATCACCCCGGCCGACCCGGCCCGGATCCTCCTGTCCAACCTCGACGGCTCGGCGGTCAACCACGGGCGGGAGATGGTCCAGCGACTGGTCCGCCAGGTGACCGCCCCGGTCCGCTGGGACCTGTGCATGCGCACCCTGGCCGACCTCGGCGTGACCGGCGTGGTCGAGCTGCCGCCGGCCGGCACCCTGGCCGGGCTGGTGAAGCGGGAGCTCAAGGGCGACGGGGCACCGGAGATCGTCACCCTACGGACGCCCGACGACCTGCCCGCCGCGCGGGACCTGATCGCCCGGCACAGCGGCCTGCACGGCCACGAGCCGGTGATCCAGTTCCGGGTGGTGGTCTCCCCCGCCGCCGGGACCTTCGAGCCGCTGGCGGAGCTGGCCGAGGGCGCCGACCTGCGCGCCGGCCAGGTCATCGGCCAGGTCGCCACCCGGCAGGGTCCGGTCGAGGTGACGGCCCACCACAGCGGGCTGCTCACCGAGTGGCTCGCCCACCAGGACGACCCGGTCGCCCCGGGCCAGCCGCTCGCCCGGATCGGAGGACAGAACTGA